A stretch of Sulfurimonas autotrophica DSM 16294 DNA encodes these proteins:
- the leuB gene encoding 3-isopropylmalate dehydrogenase — translation MKSYKIALIKGDGIGPEIIDEAVKVLDAVASYSGFSLQYEDLLMGGCAYDITGDPLPQETISGALNSDAVLFGAIGGEKWDNLPREKRPESGLLRFRKELGVYANLRPAVVYDELVNASSLKPEIVRGVDLMVVRELIGGIYFGEPKGRDETKGWNTMVYTRDEIVRIAHQAFKIAMTRGKRVCSIDKANVLDVSQLWRETVEEVATEYPEVELSHMYVDNAAMQLIRDPKQFDVMLTGNIFGDILSDEASMLSGSIGLLPSASVGAKIGVYEPIHGSAPDIAGQGIANPIATISSASMMLKYALKEEKAADKIDNAIKKALSEGYRTGDLAQFDAKEVCSTSEMGSIIANYIEK, via the coding sequence ATGAAATCATATAAAATAGCGCTTATTAAGGGTGACGGTATCGGTCCTGAGATTATTGATGAGGCTGTAAAAGTTTTAGATGCTGTTGCATCATACAGCGGGTTTTCTCTTCAATATGAAGATTTATTGATGGGTGGATGTGCTTATGATATTACAGGTGACCCTCTTCCTCAAGAGACGATTTCAGGGGCATTAAACTCTGATGCTGTTCTTTTTGGTGCTATCGGTGGAGAAAAATGGGACAATCTTCCTCGCGAGAAGCGTCCTGAGAGCGGACTTTTACGTTTTAGAAAAGAACTCGGTGTCTATGCAAATCTTCGTCCTGCCGTTGTATATGATGAACTTGTAAATGCATCTTCTTTAAAACCGGAGATTGTTCGCGGTGTTGATTTGATGGTCGTTCGCGAACTTATCGGTGGCATCTATTTTGGTGAGCCTAAAGGAAGAGATGAAACAAAAGGCTGGAATACTATGGTATATACACGTGATGAAATCGTACGTATAGCTCATCAGGCGTTCAAAATTGCAATGACTCGCGGTAAACGTGTTTGCTCGATCGATAAGGCAAATGTTTTAGATGTTTCTCAACTCTGGAGAGAGACTGTTGAAGAAGTGGCAACAGAGTATCCTGAAGTAGAACTTTCACATATGTATGTAGATAATGCAGCAATGCAGCTTATACGTGATCCTAAGCAATTTGATGTTATGCTTACAGGAAATATTTTCGGTGATATTTTAAGTGATGAAGCAAGTATGCTTTCAGGTTCTATCGGATTATTACCATCAGCTTCAGTTGGTGCTAAAATCGGTGTATATGAGCCTATTCACGGCTCAGCACCAGATATTGCAGGACAAGGGATTGCTAATCCTATTGCAACAATTTCTTCAGCATCAATGATGCTTAAATATGCGCTTAAAGAAGAAAAAGCTGCCGATAAAATTGATAATGCCATTAAAAAAGCATTGAGTGAAGGTTACAGAACAGGAGATTTGGCTCAGTTTGATGCAAAAGAAGTTTGTTCAACGAGTGAAATGGGCTCAATTATTGCAAACTATATAGAAAAATAG
- a CDS encoding 3-isopropylmalate dehydratase small subunit translates to MQKANINGKVWKFGKDIDTDLIIAARYLNTSVPEELAKHVMEDADPEFVNKMISGDVIVADENFGCGSSREHAPIALKAAGVAAIIAPTFARIFYRNAFNMGLPIFELKEATEIKEGDDISVDMNAGTITNKSTNKTYNFTPIPEFMQELIDAGGLMNFAKTEVEGEK, encoded by the coding sequence ATGCAAAAAGCAAACATAAATGGAAAAGTTTGGAAATTTGGAAAAGATATAGATACAGATTTGATTATTGCTGCAAGATACTTAAACACTTCAGTCCCCGAAGAACTTGCAAAACATGTAATGGAAGATGCTGATCCTGAATTTGTAAATAAAATGATTTCGGGCGATGTCATAGTTGCAGATGAGAATTTTGGTTGTGGAAGTTCTCGCGAACATGCTCCAATCGCACTTAAAGCTGCCGGTGTTGCTGCTATTATTGCACCTACATTTGCAAGAATTTTTTATAGAAATGCATTTAATATGGGACTTCCTATATTTGAATTAAAAGAAGCGACTGAGATTAAAGAGGGTGATGATATCAGTGTTGATATGAATGCCGGTACAATAACAAATAAAAGTACAAATAAAACATACAATTTCACACCAATTCCTGAATTTATGCAAGAACTGATAGATGCAGGCGGTTTAATGAACTTTGCAAAAACTGAAGTAGAAGGTGAAAAATAA
- the flgG gene encoding flagellar basal-body rod protein FlgG → MMQSLYTASTGMLGMQTQIDTTANNIANVNTIGFKKSRAEFADLMYHVMEYAGTSTSDTTKSPTGIEVGLGVRPTAINKIFSEGSLKQTDNNLDLAITGKGFFKMELPDGTEVYSKNGAFKIDQDGTVVNSDGYTLIPQIVIPPDATNINIGTDGTVTVIQPGQTQATQIGQIQTTNFINPAGLHAMGDNLYIETDSSGQPVEGIPGVDGLGTIRQGFVELSNVELVVELTDLITGQRAYDANSKIITTSDEMLQTTNNLKR, encoded by the coding sequence ATGATGCAATCACTCTATACTGCTTCAACAGGAATGTTGGGAATGCAGACACAAATTGATACTACAGCGAATAATATTGCCAATGTGAATACTATCGGATTTAAAAAATCTCGTGCTGAATTTGCTGACTTGATGTACCATGTAATGGAATATGCAGGAACTTCAACCAGTGATACAACAAAAAGTCCCACAGGAATTGAGGTTGGATTGGGTGTTCGTCCTACAGCGATTAATAAAATATTTTCCGAAGGATCTTTAAAGCAGACCGATAATAATCTCGATTTGGCTATTACAGGGAAAGGTTTTTTTAAAATGGAACTGCCTGATGGTACGGAAGTATATTCGAAAAACGGTGCTTTTAAAATAGACCAGGACGGAACAGTTGTGAACAGTGACGGATATACATTAATACCTCAGATTGTTATTCCACCTGATGCTACAAATATTAATATTGGTACAGATGGAACAGTAACAGTAATTCAGCCAGGACAGACACAAGCAACACAAATAGGGCAGATTCAAACGACAAACTTTATAAATCCGGCAGGTCTGCATGCTATGGGTGATAACCTTTATATTGAAACAGATAGTTCAGGTCAACCGGTTGAAGGTATCCCCGGAGTTGATGGATTAGGAACGATTAGACAGGGGTTTGTTGAGCTTAGCAATGTTGAGTTGGTAGTTGAACTCACTGACCTGATTACAGGGCAGCGCGCTTATGATGCGAACTCAAAAATCATTACTACCAGTGATGAAATGCTTCAAACTACAAATAATCTCAAACGATAA
- a CDS encoding flagellar hook-basal body protein — MQTGYYSSAAGMVTQFNRLDTIANNLANVNTNGFKEDQLIVGDFMRLYKEARDELSNANNSKAGAAFLNRTMTRAPQIVDSYTNYSVGNMQKSSNSLDFALSQEGLFFAVKTPEGVRLTRDGAFTLNDEGKLITKQGYEVLPSDYQNSQEGISFATTDSIIEVDKNGQILTNVPNSASLVQNKKLFIAQPESLKDLVKEGDNLYKLADINSLKSIEQSGAVRQGFVEKSNVNAVKMMTQLIETNRLVGMYQKAMDTQMNDMNKDAIEKIARKA; from the coding sequence ATGCAAACAGGCTACTATAGTTCTGCTGCTGGAATGGTGACGCAGTTTAACAGACTCGATACTATTGCAAATAATTTGGCGAATGTTAATACAAACGGCTTTAAAGAAGATCAGCTCATAGTTGGCGACTTTATGCGACTTTACAAAGAGGCCAGAGATGAACTTTCAAATGCAAACAACTCTAAAGCGGGTGCGGCATTTCTTAACAGAACAATGACAAGAGCACCGCAGATAGTGGATTCATATACAAATTATTCTGTCGGAAATATGCAGAAAAGTTCAAATTCTCTAGATTTTGCACTCTCACAAGAAGGTCTGTTTTTTGCAGTGAAAACACCTGAAGGTGTCAGACTTACTCGTGATGGTGCCTTTACGTTAAATGATGAAGGGAAGCTTATTACCAAGCAGGGCTATGAAGTGCTTCCAAGTGATTATCAAAATTCACAAGAGGGGATTAGTTTTGCGACAACAGACAGTATTATAGAAGTAGATAAAAATGGTCAGATTTTAACAAATGTTCCAAACAGTGCATCTTTAGTACAAAATAAAAAATTATTTATTGCTCAGCCTGAGAGCCTTAAAGACCTCGTTAAAGAGGGTGACAATCTTTATAAACTCGCAGACATAAATTCTCTTAAAAGTATTGAACAAAGCGGGGCGGTTCGTCAGGGTTTTGTTGAAAAAAGCAATGTCAATGCCGTAAAAATGATGACACAGCTTATAGAGACGAACAGACTTGTAGGTATGTATCAAAAAGCCATGGATACACAGATGAATGATATGAACAAAGATGCAATAGAAAAAATTGCTCGTAAAGCATAA
- the rpoD gene encoding RNA polymerase sigma factor RpoD codes for MTAKELNKALETFFEEHKSKDCVTYESLIEFFDKQPTAAQAKNIYKLLQKNKKCIYTSSEHAKKLNDQEAEARRSAQRKMLEDNETDKFDILKEHELLEWSRSDSPVRMYLREMGQIPLLTKEEEIEISKKIEAGESIIIDAICSVPYLIDFILDYKEPLINRERRVKELFKSFEDEKDDGDDNDDSDDDSAEKTLSVKDKSRVDKVSTSFKALEKAKKDWVKAAEKVPENLGDELSEGTVQYYLTVTFKKAVLKEKLLDLGPTSKLINELVKAMETALKSDEGYDKELKRLEYKLPLFNATLKANHKILVEKIQDLTKEDIANMVPEATMVSTYMEIKKLVQTKEASKNSFDMEPEKLADILEQIKRGKNISEISKTKMAKSNLRLVVSIAKRYTNRGLPFLDLIQEGNIGLMKAVDKFEYQKGYKFSTYATWWIRQAISRAIADQARTIRIPIHMIETINRINKIMRKHLQENGKEPDVDTIAKEVGLSVEKVKNVIKITKEPISLEAPIGSEDDGRFGDFIEDKTSLSPSDAILKDDLRIQIEQVLEQLNEREKAVIKLRFGIMDDESDRTLEEIGKELSVTRERVRQIESSAIKKLKHPKVGRKLKNYIEE; via the coding sequence ATGACAGCAAAAGAACTCAACAAAGCTTTAGAGACTTTTTTTGAAGAACATAAGTCCAAAGACTGCGTCACTTATGAATCTTTAATCGAATTTTTTGACAAACAGCCGACAGCTGCACAGGCAAAAAATATTTATAAACTTCTCCAAAAAAACAAAAAATGTATTTATACTTCTAGCGAACATGCTAAAAAATTAAATGATCAAGAAGCTGAAGCACGCAGAAGTGCCCAAAGAAAAATGCTTGAAGACAATGAAACTGACAAGTTTGACATCTTAAAAGAGCATGAACTTCTTGAATGGTCTCGTTCAGATTCTCCTGTTCGTATGTATCTGCGTGAAATGGGTCAAATTCCTCTTCTTACAAAAGAAGAAGAAATTGAAATTTCAAAAAAAATTGAAGCCGGTGAAAGTATTATAATTGATGCCATCTGCTCTGTGCCATATTTAATAGACTTTATTTTAGACTATAAAGAACCTCTTATTAACCGTGAAAGACGTGTTAAAGAGCTCTTTAAAAGCTTTGAAGATGAAAAAGATGACGGCGATGACAATGACGACAGTGATGATGATTCAGCAGAAAAAACACTCTCTGTAAAAGACAAAAGTAGAGTTGATAAAGTCTCTACAAGTTTTAAAGCATTAGAAAAAGCAAAAAAAGACTGGGTAAAAGCTGCAGAAAAAGTACCTGAGAACCTTGGTGACGAGCTCTCAGAAGGAACTGTTCAGTATTACTTGACAGTGACATTTAAAAAAGCTGTACTCAAAGAAAAGCTTCTTGATCTTGGTCCAACTTCTAAACTGATAAATGAACTGGTAAAAGCAATGGAAACGGCACTAAAAAGTGATGAAGGATATGACAAAGAACTGAAACGTTTAGAGTACAAACTTCCACTTTTTAATGCAACTTTAAAAGCAAATCATAAAATTTTAGTAGAAAAAATCCAAGACTTAACCAAAGAAGATATAGCAAATATGGTGCCTGAAGCTACAATGGTTTCTACTTATATGGAAATCAAGAAACTTGTACAGACAAAAGAAGCTTCAAAAAACAGTTTTGATATGGAACCTGAAAAACTTGCTGATATTTTAGAACAAATCAAGCGTGGTAAAAATATTTCTGAAATTTCTAAAACAAAAATGGCAAAATCAAACCTGCGTCTTGTTGTTTCTATTGCCAAGCGTTACACAAACCGAGGACTGCCGTTCCTTGACCTTATTCAAGAAGGTAATATCGGGCTTATGAAAGCCGTTGATAAATTTGAATATCAAAAAGGATATAAATTTTCAACATATGCTACATGGTGGATTCGTCAGGCAATTTCTCGTGCTATTGCAGACCAGGCAAGAACAATCCGTATTCCTATTCATATGATTGAAACCATTAACCGTATCAATAAAATTATGCGTAAACACCTGCAGGAAAACGGGAAAGAGCCCGATGTTGATACAATTGCAAAAGAAGTTGGACTTTCTGTTGAAAAAGTCAAAAATGTTATTAAAATTACAAAAGAACCTATATCTCTTGAAGCACCGATAGGAAGTGAAGATGATGGTCGATTTGGTGACTTTATAGAAGATAAAACATCACTTTCTCCTTCTGATGCGATACTAAAAGATGACTTGAGAATTCAAATTGAACAAGTACTTGAACAATTAAATGAAAGAGAAAAAGCTGTAATCAAACTCCGCTTTGGAATTATGGATGATGAAAGTGACAGAACGCTTGAAGAAATCGGCAAGGAACTTAGTGTAACTCGTGAACGTGTTCGCCAAATTGAATCAAGTGCGATTAAAAAGCTCAAACATCCTAAAGTTGGACGAAAACTTAAAAACTATATCGAAGAATAA
- a CDS encoding AtpZ/AtpI family protein codes for MPDNNQQDKVNSEARENALGQERKPRIKPIVEAADSLSLGISMVVAVLLGVGIGWLLKRWTDIGWLFWVGVFIGIAAAILNVYKAYSKQYKEFEKLAKEDRYAIKKQLEDDEDDEDYGEKSY; via the coding sequence ATGCCGGATAATAATCAACAAGATAAGGTGAATAGCGAAGCTAGAGAGAATGCCCTGGGGCAAGAACGTAAACCAAGAATAAAACCCATTGTAGAGGCAGCTGACAGTTTATCTTTGGGTATATCTATGGTTGTAGCGGTTTTACTGGGTGTCGGTATCGGCTGGCTGTTAAAAAGATGGACAGATATCGGCTGGCTCTTTTGGGTCGGCGTTTTTATAGGAATAGCAGCAGCAATTTTAAATGTGTACAAAGCATACTCAAAGCAGTATAAAGAGTTTGAAAAATTAGCTAAAGAAGATAGATATGCGATAAAAAAACAACTCGAAGATGACGAGGATGATGAGGACTACGGTGAAAAAAGCTATTAG
- the hemL gene encoding glutamate-1-semialdehyde 2,1-aminomutase: MNTEASKKAFQEAQSLIPGGVDSPVRAFKSVGTTPIFITEGKGAYLKDVDGNEYVDYVQSWGPLLFGHRDEAIEAAVIDAVKHGLSFGAPTLSETELAKLVVAFFDSIDKVRFVSSGTEAVMSAIRLARGFTGRDDIVKFTGCYHGHSDALLVEAGSGAATFGNPSSPGVPADFTKHTLLAEYNNIESVKKCFADSDNIACVIIEPIAGNMGLVPADKEFLHELRKVCDEHGALLLFDEVMSGFRASVNGAESITGVKPDMVTLGKVIGGGMPVGAFGARAEIMAMLSPEGPVYQAGTLSGNPVAMAAGYTALTKLKKNARVIAVLNERAKRLVEGMQNAAAKYNIPMQVDTRGSMFGFFFNDKPVKNFNDATKSDADLFAKFHAGMLDKGYYFACSLYETGFISTAITDEMIENTIQASDEVFKEITNAG; encoded by the coding sequence ATGAATACAGAGGCATCAAAAAAAGCATTCCAAGAAGCACAAAGTTTAATCCCGGGAGGCGTTGATTCGCCGGTAAGAGCATTTAAAAGTGTGGGTACGACGCCTATTTTTATCACTGAAGGCAAGGGCGCATACCTTAAAGATGTAGACGGTAATGAGTATGTTGATTATGTGCAGAGCTGGGGACCTTTACTATTTGGTCATCGTGATGAAGCCATAGAGGCTGCTGTGATTGATGCTGTAAAACATGGACTGAGTTTCGGTGCACCGACACTCTCTGAAACAGAACTTGCAAAGCTCGTTGTTGCATTTTTTGACTCAATTGACAAAGTGCGTTTTGTAAGCAGCGGAACAGAAGCTGTGATGAGTGCGATTCGTCTTGCCAGAGGCTTTACAGGGCGTGATGATATTGTAAAATTTACCGGATGCTATCACGGACACAGTGATGCACTTTTGGTTGAAGCAGGAAGCGGTGCGGCAACTTTTGGAAATCCATCAAGCCCGGGTGTCCCGGCTGACTTTACAAAACATACGCTTTTGGCTGAGTATAACAATATCGAAAGTGTCAAAAAATGTTTTGCGGATTCAGATAATATTGCCTGTGTTATTATAGAGCCTATTGCAGGAAATATGGGACTTGTTCCGGCTGATAAAGAATTTTTGCATGAACTTCGTAAAGTTTGTGATGAGCATGGTGCTTTACTTTTGTTTGATGAAGTTATGAGTGGTTTTCGAGCAAGCGTCAATGGTGCTGAATCTATTACAGGGGTGAAACCTGATATGGTAACACTTGGAAAAGTTATAGGCGGCGGTATGCCTGTAGGTGCTTTTGGAGCGCGTGCTGAAATTATGGCAATGCTTTCGCCGGAAGGTCCTGTTTATCAGGCAGGAACATTAAGCGGAAATCCTGTTGCTATGGCAGCGGGATATACAGCATTGACTAAACTCAAGAAAAATGCAAGAGTTATTGCTGTTTTAAACGAAAGAGCAAAAAGATTGGTTGAAGGCATGCAAAATGCAGCCGCAAAATACAATATACCTATGCAGGTCGATACAAGAGGCTCTATGTTCGGCTTTTTCTTTAATGACAAACCTGTAAAGAACTTCAACGATGCCACAAAGAGTGATGCGGATCTTTTTGCAAAATTTCATGCAGGCATGCTTGACAAAGGCTATTATTTTGCCTGTTCTTTATATGAAACAGGATTTATTTCCACTGCAATTACAGATGAGATGATAGAAAATACCATACAAGCAAGTGATGAAGTATTTAAGGAAATAACAAATGCCGGATAA
- a CDS encoding methyl-accepting chemotaxis protein — translation MNYKSIKFKLVALTIVGLIILGVSISLVAIDKSSNALVQARMDQLKSVAVGKAESLTEYTDMLGGLLKSMAKDINTVEILWALSDGYDALEDDIGSDIDLDTVTNRLKKNYQSEYINKINFNFSNVSSKRNVNAYLPTSNNAKLAQELYIVENKNQEKDKFSQNKKYKDDYSKEHALYHRKFKAIVDQFRMDDVILANAEGNVVYTTAKNKDFGTNLLSGPYKNSVLATIYKKAVKTKLGQIIFSDFVPYEPTFNKPSAFIATPLYFHEDVEGVLIFKLPINKINNIMNFGGKFEEVGLGKTGEAFLVGNDKYMKTNSRFIDQIHNEKVKILKTTIGILKLDTEPVKRVLNGETGVMMDVDYRGVDILDAYTPVNFFGLKWGVIVKMDKAEALQSVADTRNIIIILSVVIILILIVLMIIFIQKLVINKLTLLQNAAYDLAKGEGDLTQSISLPEGDEMYEVGNNINAFIEKVRTTVDTAKRMSMENASIANDLSKTSQDIKEKATQEATIVKNVTNEGAELQNVLEVAIGDAQSVKNEIDETGKQLLKANESIKELASEVYSRSQVESEMAEKLQQLSSDTQQVKGVLEVISDIADQTNLLALNAAIEAARAGEHGRGFAVVADEVRKLAERTQKSLSEINATISVIVQSVQDTSEQMSENASKIEELSTNAQNVEAEIDTSVTSMQSSLIKVDKTVEGYVENSKTVDHMIHQVENINELSSENTKSVDGISKASQNLSQMTEKLNELLNEYRT, via the coding sequence ATGAATTATAAAAGTATTAAATTCAAACTTGTTGCCCTCACAATCGTAGGGCTTATTATACTAGGGGTTTCAATATCTTTAGTCGCAATAGACAAATCGTCAAATGCCTTAGTTCAAGCAAGAATGGATCAGCTCAAAAGTGTTGCTGTCGGTAAAGCTGAAAGTTTAACAGAATATACTGATATGCTTGGCGGTCTTTTAAAGTCAATGGCAAAAGATATAAATACTGTTGAGATATTATGGGCTTTAAGTGACGGGTATGATGCTTTGGAAGATGATATCGGCAGTGATATTGACCTTGATACAGTCACAAACAGACTTAAAAAAAATTATCAGTCTGAATATATCAATAAAATCAATTTTAATTTTTCGAATGTATCTTCAAAAAGAAATGTTAATGCTTATCTTCCAACAAGTAATAATGCAAAATTGGCACAAGAGTTGTATATAGTAGAAAACAAAAATCAAGAAAAAGATAAATTCAGTCAAAATAAAAAATATAAAGATGATTACTCCAAAGAGCATGCCCTGTATCACAGAAAATTTAAAGCTATTGTAGATCAATTTAGAATGGATGATGTCATATTGGCTAATGCTGAGGGGAATGTAGTTTATACAACTGCTAAAAATAAAGATTTTGGTACCAATCTTCTATCGGGGCCTTATAAAAACAGTGTTTTGGCAACTATTTATAAAAAGGCTGTAAAAACAAAACTCGGGCAGATTATTTTTAGTGATTTTGTTCCGTATGAACCCACTTTTAATAAACCTTCGGCGTTTATTGCTACACCATTATATTTCCATGAAGATGTTGAGGGTGTATTGATATTTAAACTGCCGATAAATAAAATCAACAACATTATGAATTTCGGCGGAAAATTTGAAGAGGTAGGGCTTGGAAAGACGGGTGAAGCTTTCTTGGTAGGAAATGATAAATATATGAAAACGAACAGCCGTTTTATAGATCAAATTCATAATGAAAAAGTCAAAATACTTAAGACGACAATTGGAATTTTAAAATTAGACACAGAACCTGTCAAAAGAGTTTTAAATGGTGAAACCGGCGTAATGATGGATGTCGATTACAGAGGAGTAGATATACTTGATGCATATACACCTGTAAACTTCTTTGGATTAAAATGGGGTGTTATTGTTAAAATGGATAAAGCTGAAGCACTTCAAAGTGTTGCCGACACAAGAAACATCATTATCATACTCTCTGTTGTCATTATCCTTATTTTAATTGTCTTGATGATTATTTTTATTCAAAAGCTTGTTATTAATAAATTGACCCTTTTACAAAATGCGGCCTATGATCTGGCAAAAGGCGAGGGGGATTTAACACAGAGTATCAGTCTGCCTGAAGGTGATGAGATGTATGAAGTGGGCAATAACATTAATGCATTCATAGAAAAGGTACGAACAACGGTTGATACTGCAAAACGCATGAGTATGGAAAATGCATCTATCGCTAATGATTTATCAAAAACATCACAAGATATTAAAGAAAAAGCTACACAAGAGGCTACTATTGTTAAAAATGTAACCAATGAAGGTGCAGAGTTGCAAAATGTACTTGAAGTTGCAATCGGTGATGCACAAAGCGTTAAAAATGAGATTGATGAAACAGGCAAACAGCTCTTAAAAGCAAATGAAAGCATCAAAGAACTCGCTTCGGAAGTTTACAGCCGTTCCCAAGTTGAAAGTGAAATGGCTGAAAAACTACAGCAGCTTTCAAGCGATACACAACAGGTTAAGGGTGTTTTAGAAGTTATATCAGATATAGCGGATCAAACAAACCTGCTTGCATTGAACGCAGCTATTGAGGCGGCGCGTGCCGGTGAACACGGACGCGGTTTTGCCGTTGTTGCCGATGAAGTAAGAAAGCTTGCCGAGAGAACACAAAAATCACTCTCAGAGATTAATGCAACGATCAGTGTCATTGTGCAGTCTGTTCAAGATACAAGTGAGCAGATGTCTGAGAATGCAAGTAAAATTGAAGAGCTTTCTACCAATGCACAAAATGTTGAAGCAGAAATAGATACAAGTGTGACATCAATGCAATCATCACTCATCAAAGTCGATAAAACAGTTGAAGGATATGTAGAAAACTCTAAAACCGTCGATCATATGATTCATCAGGTTGAAAATATCAATGAACTCTCCTCAGAGAATACAAAAAGTGTTGACGGCATCTCTAAAGCTTCTCAAAATCTTTCTCAAATGACAGAAAAGCTCAATGAACTTCTTAATGAGTACAGAACGTAA
- a CDS encoding HpcH/HpaI aldolase/citrate lyase family protein, with translation MLNKIEEAYKKRDLAALDALAVPTFRQINKKNNFKSVLMLSCHNIKHLSKIESLEAECIMLNLEDGVSKEDKPFALVLAAIFLSQLKKSDKKLVVRVNALDEGGYDEITYLNQFMPDAIRVPKIRNSDEVKNVLALLHEEIDLHLSIETAESWHNLSTLAINKRVGVFYLGILDLFADMGLSQSLINLQNPTMKYVLSHFLISAKAMKVKPISFVFQEFKDLQTFEQWLLLEKEMGYDAKACISPQQVTLVNKLFINKEEDIKRAQIIVRLFEMHKDEGITGFVDEEYGFIDEPIYKGALKLLQAR, from the coding sequence ATGTTAAATAAAATAGAAGAAGCATATAAGAAGAGAGATTTAGCTGCACTAGATGCTTTGGCAGTTCCGACATTCCGCCAGATAAACAAAAAAAACAATTTTAAATCAGTGTTGATGCTCTCTTGTCATAATATTAAACATCTTTCTAAAATAGAAAGCTTGGAAGCTGAGTGTATTATGCTTAACTTGGAAGATGGTGTAAGCAAAGAAGACAAACCTTTTGCGCTTGTTTTGGCAGCCATTTTTCTTTCACAACTTAAAAAAAGTGATAAAAAACTGGTTGTACGGGTAAATGCCTTAGATGAAGGCGGTTATGATGAAATCACTTATCTGAATCAGTTTATGCCTGATGCTATTCGTGTACCTAAAATTAGAAACAGCGATGAAGTAAAAAATGTACTGGCTCTTTTGCATGAAGAGATAGATTTACACCTTTCTATAGAAACAGCAGAGTCCTGGCATAATCTTTCAACCTTGGCAATAAATAAACGTGTAGGGGTGTTTTATTTGGGTATTTTAGACTTATTTGCAGATATGGGACTTTCTCAGAGTTTAATTAATTTGCAAAACCCGACTATGAAATATGTGCTTTCACATTTTTTGATTAGTGCAAAAGCGATGAAAGTGAAGCCTATTTCTTTCGTATTTCAGGAATTTAAAGATTTGCAGACATTTGAGCAATGGTTATTACTGGAAAAAGAGATGGGGTATGATGCAAAAGCATGCATTTCACCACAACAGGTTACCCTTGTTAATAAATTATTTATAAATAAAGAAGAAGATATAAAAAGAGCACAAATTATCGTCAGACTTTTTGAAATGCATAAAGACGAAGGTATAACAGGTTTTGTTGATGAAGAATATGGTTTTATTGACGAGCCTATATATAAAGGTGCTTTGAAACTTTTGCAGGCACGATAG
- a CDS encoding c-type cytochrome: MKYILFLITPLLLLSSSTFITPMEYASQLYKNPRGIGCQSCHGENGEGKVIANYVHKKKKKSFVGPQINNIGFNEFYRVLNQRKRGMPRYFLTTQEIKALYLYLHKNDKKKKNVK; the protein is encoded by the coding sequence ATGAAATATATACTTTTTTTAATAACTCCATTGCTTCTTTTGTCCTCAAGTACCTTTATAACACCGATGGAATATGCCTCACAACTTTACAAAAATCCAAGGGGAATAGGCTGTCAAAGCTGTCATGGAGAGAACGGTGAGGGAAAAGTCATAGCAAACTATGTGCATAAAAAAAAGAAAAAAAGCTTCGTCGGTCCGCAAATTAACAATATCGGTTTCAATGAATTTTATCGAGTTCTCAATCAAAGGAAAAGAGGTATGCCAAGATATTTTTTAACTACCCAAGAAATCAAGGCACTTTATTTATATCTGCATAAAAATGATAAGAAGAAAAAAAATGTTAAATAA